A single genomic interval of Anopheles marshallii chromosome 2, idAnoMarsDA_429_01, whole genome shotgun sequence harbors:
- the LOC128718244 gene encoding uncharacterized protein LOC128718244: protein MVELLEGVPDIARAMSKGDQTKFWEDMAEHLNALGPPIRSGATWKRVWFDYKCAVKKKLRANKASLLATGGKFQEKPLNDVEERVANLTNLNATVEGNSARSFGIIPAPSIDQAFDNSSEQQQTNTEEQPEEQIATVPQAKKRRIKRKNTEEVLRQNQELLNLIKIQIEVQKESTAALKEATIASKAQI from the exons ATGGTAGAACTTTTGGAGGGTGTTCCGGACATCGCTAGGGCCATGTCCAAGGGAGACCAAACTAAATTCTGGGAAGATATGGCCGAGCATCTTAATGCTCTTGGACCGCCGATTAGATCGGGCGCAACGTGGAAACGG gTATGGTTCGACTATAAGTGCGCGGTAAAAAAGAAGCTGCGTGCAAATAAAGCGTCGTTGTTGGCGACAGGTGGCAAATTCCAAGAGAAACCGCTAAACGACGTAGAAGAGAGAGTAGCCAACCTTACCAATCTCAATGCAACTGTAGAAGGCAACTCGGCCCGTTCATTTGGCATAATACCAGCCCCCAGCATCGACCAAGCCTTCGATAACAGTagcgagcaacaacaaacgaacacCGAGGAACAACCCGAGGAGCAGATCGCGACAGTGCCCCAAGCTAAAAAAAGACGCATCAAGCGTAAAAATACGGAAGAAGTGCTGCGTCAAAATCAGGAGCTACTTAACCTGATAAAAATCCAAATAGAGGTGCAGAAAGAATCAACGGCAGCATTGAAAGAAGCTACTATAGCTTCTAAGGCTCAAATTTAg